A genomic region of Halobacillus amylolyticus contains the following coding sequences:
- a CDS encoding ArsR/SmtB family transcription factor: METYEHMNIMKDVCYINSHQQKHVFSVENNVDCIKRNLVAYDFGFSVSMLKIMASPTKLKVIFALTQKNELSVGEMATIIGTSSGTASHHLSILRKLGLVTLRKERRGSLYSIKSEQINSLVLSIVDLGKTI, encoded by the coding sequence ATGGAAACATATGAACATATGAACATAATGAAGGATGTGTGCTATATTAATAGTCATCAACAAAAGCACGTTTTTTCAGTAGAAAATAATGTAGATTGCATTAAAAGAAATTTAGTGGCTTATGATTTTGGCTTTTCAGTAAGTATGCTTAAAATCATGGCTAGCCCAACTAAACTAAAAGTTATCTTTGCTTTAACACAAAAGAACGAATTATCCGTAGGTGAAATGGCCACTATTATTGGCACATCTTCTGGGACAGCCTCTCATCATCTAAGTATATTAAGAAAATTGGGACTAGTAACACTACGAAAGGAACGAAGGGGATCATTGTATTCCATTAAAAGTGAGCAAATCAATAGCCTTGTTTTATCTATCGTCGATTTGGGCAAGACCATATGA